A DNA window from Aminipila luticellarii contains the following coding sequences:
- a CDS encoding ornithine aminomutase subunit alpha, translating into MRREDDFQERRKHIANLTDEELYNRFWELTAQVVDPLLELGRKNTTPSVERAVLLRMGISSLDTQKIVEGCMDRGLMAHGTGHVVYKLSKEKSISIREAGEMLAQGKCWDEAAALFK; encoded by the coding sequence ATGAGAAGAGAAGATGATTTTCAAGAAAGACGCAAACACATTGCGAATCTTACTGATGAAGAACTTTATAACCGATTCTGGGAATTAACAGCACAAGTAGTAGATCCGCTTCTTGAACTGGGCAGAAAAAATACAACTCCTTCTGTTGAAAGAGCCGTACTGTTAAGAATGGGCATTTCCTCCCTTGATACGCAGAAAATCGTGGAGGGCTGCATGGACAGAGGCTTGATGGCGCATGGTACAGGTCATGTTGTATATAAGTTATCAAAAGAGAAAAGCATTTCCATCAGAGAAGCAGGAGAAATGCTGGCTCAAGGTAAGTGCTGGGATGAAGCAGCCGCTTTGTTTAAATAA
- the oraE gene encoding D-ornithine 4,5-aminomutase subunit OraE gives MTELKHNEKLDVQNILKDLDKYEPRRRGWHWRTPAPGIKMGPFEYHDCSEPLKNSVGLPPAKFFGDIDPQPLPVITTEIASGRFEDDIRRMRMAAWHGADHIMVIRHMGQSHIDGLMEGTPQGIGGVPITRKQVRAQRKALDLIEDEVGRPINYHSYVSGVAGPDVAVMFAEEGINGAHQDPQYNVLYRDINCVRSFVDACESKKVMAWAEMLQIDGAHNANATAREAWKVMPELIVQHAINALFSEKVGIKPELISLSTVPPTATPAPCVYMDLPYAVALRDICGRYKMRAQQNTKYICSSTREATVTHVLNMLISKLTSADIQSTITPDEGRNVPWHIYNIEACDNAKQTLIGLDGLMEMVELKKDGPLRDMARDIKERACLFMEEIIQVGGYFQAVQEGFFVDSARYPERNGDGIARKIEGGVGYGFIFERAEDYMAPVTAHFGYNNVEQYGGDPENPSALIGGCTFEDRSKIVFIDELDETDCVDVRIANVKKYLDGKALKPEVEWCADGTILLTMCIPANTRVAEAAALEIGTKLGLESPEVISKEVLQEAEGTRIEMKGKVTFDVDPSKLVIPPEPHYLSDEVLYKEFGDHPMKVVCGTVGEDEHSVGLREIINIKHGGIEKWGIQVEYLGTSVPVEKLVDAAVELNADAILASTIISHDNVHYKNMKRINELAIEKGIRDKVIIAAGGTQVVPEEARKTGIDEGFGRDSHGIDVATFLAEEAMRRRGDL, from the coding sequence ATGACAGAATTAAAACATAATGAAAAATTAGATGTTCAAAACATCTTGAAGGACCTTGATAAGTATGAACCGAGAAGAAGAGGCTGGCACTGGAGAACCCCTGCTCCCGGAATCAAAATGGGACCTTTTGAATATCATGATTGCTCAGAGCCTTTAAAGAACAGTGTAGGACTTCCTCCTGCAAAATTCTTCGGAGACATCGATCCGCAGCCGCTGCCTGTTATTACAACAGAAATCGCCTCCGGAAGATTTGAAGATGATATTCGAAGAATGAGAATGGCTGCATGGCATGGCGCAGATCATATCATGGTTATCAGACATATGGGTCAGTCTCATATCGACGGATTGATGGAAGGTACTCCACAGGGTATCGGCGGTGTTCCTATCACAAGAAAACAGGTCAGAGCACAGAGAAAGGCTCTTGATCTGATCGAGGATGAGGTTGGCCGTCCAATCAATTACCATTCTTATGTATCCGGCGTTGCAGGTCCGGACGTAGCGGTTATGTTTGCAGAAGAAGGAATCAACGGGGCTCACCAGGATCCTCAGTACAATGTACTTTACAGAGATATCAACTGCGTACGATCCTTCGTTGATGCCTGTGAATCCAAGAAGGTTATGGCCTGGGCTGAAATGCTTCAGATCGATGGCGCACACAATGCCAACGCAACGGCAAGAGAGGCCTGGAAGGTAATGCCTGAGCTGATCGTACAGCACGCAATTAACGCTTTATTCTCAGAAAAGGTTGGTATCAAGCCTGAACTGATCAGCTTATCAACAGTACCGCCTACTGCAACTCCTGCTCCTTGCGTATATATGGATCTGCCATATGCAGTAGCACTGAGAGACATCTGCGGCAGATATAAAATGAGAGCACAGCAGAACACCAAGTATATCTGTTCTTCCACAAGAGAAGCAACGGTGACCCACGTTCTGAACATGCTGATCTCCAAGCTGACCAGTGCAGATATTCAGTCTACGATTACGCCGGATGAAGGAAGAAACGTTCCTTGGCATATCTACAACATCGAAGCCTGCGACAATGCAAAGCAGACCTTGATCGGTCTGGACGGCTTGATGGAAATGGTTGAATTAAAGAAGGACGGTCCGTTAAGAGACATGGCCAGAGACATTAAGGAAAGAGCCTGCCTGTTCATGGAAGAAATCATTCAGGTTGGCGGATATTTTCAGGCAGTACAGGAAGGTTTCTTCGTTGATTCTGCCAGATATCCTGAAAGAAACGGCGACGGTATTGCAAGAAAGATCGAAGGCGGCGTAGGCTATGGCTTTATCTTTGAGAGAGCAGAAGACTACATGGCTCCGGTAACGGCTCACTTTGGTTATAACAACGTGGAGCAGTACGGCGGAGATCCTGAGAATCCGTCTGCTTTGATCGGCGGCTGTACCTTTGAAGACAGAAGCAAGATCGTATTCATCGACGAGCTGGATGAAACAGACTGCGTTGATGTAAGAATTGCCAATGTGAAGAAATATCTGGACGGCAAAGCACTGAAACCGGAAGTAGAATGGTGCGCAGACGGCACGATTCTCCTGACCATGTGCATTCCGGCCAATACCAGGGTAGCAGAAGCAGCTGCTCTTGAAATCGGTACCAAACTCGGACTGGAGAGCCCAGAAGTAATCAGTAAGGAAGTTCTTCAGGAAGCAGAGGGTACGAGAATTGAAATGAAGGGTAAAGTTACCTTTGACGTAGATCCTTCCAAACTGGTCATTCCGCCTGAACCGCATTATCTGAGCGATGAAGTTCTTTACAAAGAGTTCGGCGATCATCCGATGAAGGTGGTCTGCGGTACAGTGGGAGAAGACGAACACTCCGTAGGACTTCGTGAAATCATCAATATTAAGCATGGCGGTATTGAAAAATGGGGCATTCAGGTAGAATACCTTGGAACCTCCGTTCCGGTAGAAAAGCTGGTGGATGCAGCCGTAGAGCTAAATGCAGATGCAATCCTTGCTTCTACGATTATTTCACACGACAATGTCCACTACAAGAATATGAAGAGAATCAATGAGCTGGCTATCGAAAAGGGCATCCGTGATAAAGTGATCATTGCTGCCGGCGGTACACAGGTTGTTCCGGAAGAAGCTCGAAAGACAGGAATTGATGAAGGTTTTGGAAGAGATTCCCACGGTATAGATGTTGCTACTTTTTTAGCAGAAGAAGCAATGAGACGCAGAGGCGATCTGTAA